A single genomic interval of Vicia villosa cultivar HV-30 ecotype Madison, WI unplaced genomic scaffold, Vvil1.0 ctg.000371F_1_1, whole genome shotgun sequence harbors:
- the LOC131627607 gene encoding uncharacterized protein LOC131627607: MIAGVLGGNAGGARIGADRQLGSSQRNNPPLFKGTHDLEEADDWWVTTRAELDAGITITWAIFKREFLRKYFPEDIRGRKEIEFLELKQDNMTVPEYAVKFAELAKYYTPYNNDEAGEFSKCTKLENGLYDEIKQGIRYQRIRQFVDLVDCSRIFEEDNIKMKSSHSRELVDRKGKKHMDRGKPYGRGKAVDGKKPSGGDSNALVRCYNCGEMGHRRHECKLDQKKCFKCDKVGHIAADCKKKTMLFPEAVSANDLNMTARQVNEAIKDSATIFMFVALMNLKEKVSSVDGTVLYVTI; this comes from the exons atgattgctggagTGCTGGGAGGTAATGCCGGAGGGGCaaggattggtgctgacaggcaattGGGGAGTtctcagaggaacaatcctccattgttcaagggcacgcatgatctaGAAG aagctgatgactggtgggttactacGAGAGCTGAGCTGGACGCTGGTATAActattacttgggctatattcaagagggaatttctgaggaaatACTTTCCTGAAGATATTCGGGGAAGGAAGGAGATTGAGTTTCTGGAGCTGAAGCAGGACAATATGACAGTTCCAGAGTATGCTGTCAAGTTTGCGGAATTGGCGAAGTATTACACTCCttacaacaatgatgaggctgGTGAATTTTCGAAATGCACCAAATTAGAGAATGGCCtctatgatgaaatcaagcaaggtatcaggtatcAGAGGATCCGACAGTTTGTTGATTTGGTTGACTGTAGCAGGATATTTGAAGAGGATAACATCAagatgaagtcatctcactctcgcgagttagttgacagaaaaggtAAGAAGCATATGGATAGAGGAAAGCCATATGGGAGAGGTAAAGCTGTTGAtgggaagaagcctagtgggggagactccaatGCTCTTGTCAGATGCTACAACTGTggcgagatgggacatcgtaggcaTGAATGTAAGCTTGATCAAaagaagtgtttcaagtgtgatAAAGTGGGCCATATTGcagctgattgtaagaagaag acgATGTTGTTTCCTGAAGCTGTTAGTGCTAATGATCTGAACATGACAGCTAGACAAGTGAATGAAGCCATTAAAGACAGTGCAACAATATTTATGTTTGTTGCATTGATGAACTTgaaagagaaagtg tccagtgtcgatggcaccgtattgTATGTCACCATTtga